One part of the Dioscorea cayenensis subsp. rotundata cultivar TDr96_F1 unplaced genomic scaffold, TDr96_F1_v2_PseudoChromosome.rev07_lg8_w22 25.fasta BLBR01000146.1, whole genome shotgun sequence genome encodes these proteins:
- the LOC120253638 gene encoding uncharacterized protein LOC120253638, with protein sequence MDEEGRLKNVFWADARSIAAYEAFGDVISFDTTYLTNKYDMPFAPFVGVNHHGQTVSDILKGKEGAFRKQVNVKDIPSRYILPRWRKDIKRMHTYVQNCYDDPQTSEEKLRFTKLCSHFSKAAELGAESNDKFNLLMKYVDDAIEKLMDNTTCKENFTPTLSEATIVPHQQFLTPLKMRSKGRPPSKRKKSKKAQTKEDESAKKFVQDDHCTQESVVNSNSISINLDKHHSSSVGFTSQCNDL encoded by the exons atggatgaagAAGGTCGTCTGAAAAATGTATTCTGGGCGGATGCGAGGTCTATAGCGgcttatgaagcttttggtgatgtaatTTCCTTTGATACAACATACTTGACGAATAAGTATGACATGCCATTTGCTCCATTTGTCGGTGTAAATCATCATGGGCAGACG GTGTCCGACATTCTCAAGGGGAAGGAAGGTGCATTTAGAAAGCAAGTG AATGTGAAAGACATTCCTTCTAGGTATATTTTACCACGATGGAGGAAAGACATCAAACGCATGCATACGTATGTACAAAACTGTTACGATGACCCACAAACAAGTGAGGAGAAACTGCGGTTCACTAAGTTgtgctctcatttttctaaagcCGCAGAACTTGGAGCGGAGTCAAATGACAAGTTCAACTTGTTGATGAAATATGTGGATGATGCAATTGAGAAGTTGATGGACAACACAACTTGTAAGGAAAATTTTACACCTACGTTGTCAGAGGCGACTATTGTGCCACACCAACAATTTCTCACTCCTTTGAAGATGCGGAGTAAGGGTCGTCCACCAtcaaagaggaagaagtcaaaa AAGGCACAAACAAAGGAAGATGAATCAGCTAAAAAATTTGTGCAAGATGATCATTGCACACAAGAGAGCGTG gtgaattcaaattctatatctATCAATCTGGACAAGCATCATAGTTCTTCTGTAGGTTTTACAAGCCAGTGCAATGATTTATGA